GGTGTTCATCACTGGGATGGTTGCGCACCGCAAACGGCGCCTGCCGCCGATAATCCACAAGCCCCGTCTCATCCCCGGCACTCAACCGATCCACCACCCAGTCACGAAACGCCAGCGCCCAGGGCTCGACCGCATCCGGCCCGGCGTGCCAGTCAAGCTCGCCCAGGTTATGGGTGATACTGCCCGAGCCGATCAGCAGGATGCCTTCCTCGCGCAGTGCCGACAGCGCCCGGCCAACCTTCAGTTGCAGATCAGGACCGGCCTGGCTGGGTAGCGACACCTGAACCACTGGAATATCCGCCTCGGGATACATCAGTGAAAGCGGCACCCAGGCACCATGGTCGAAGGGCCGCTGCTCATCCAGTCGGGCCCCCAGAAGTTCGGACAACCGCCTGGCCAGTGCCGGTTCGCCGGGTGCCGGGTACTGCACCGCATACAGCGCCGGCGGAAAACCATGGAAGTCATGCCAGGTCTGCGGCTGCGGGTTGCCCATCACCAGCAGTTCGCGGGTCTCCCAGTGCGCCGACACCACCACGATCGCTTTCGGGCGGGGCAAGGTGCGGGCCAGCGTGGCCAGGGCCGGGCCGCTGGCGCCGGGTTGCAGGGCGAGCATGGGCGATCCGTGGGAGATGAACAGGCTGGGCAGCATGGCGGGGTCCTGGCAGGTAAGATGCAGCCATCTTCGATCAGCCTTCGATCAAGATCCAATATAAGTTTTCACAGCCTTTTATCGAAAAACCGGGAGGGATCATGGAGCCAGCGTTCTGGCACAAGCGGTGGGCGGACAACCAGATTGGCTTTCACCAACCGCGGGTGAATCCATATCTGCAGGCGCACTGGCCGACCTTGGGGTTGGCCCCGGGGTCGCGGGTGCTGGTGCCGCTGTGCGGCAAGAGCCTGGACCTGCTCTGGCTGGCCGCCCAAGGTTATCGGGTGCTGGGGGTGGAGCTTTCGCGCAGGGCGGTGGCGGACTTCTTCACCGAGCATGGCTTGGTGGCGCAAATTTCCCGGCACGGTGCCTTCGAGGTGTGGCGCAGCGACGAGGTGGAGCTGTGGTGCGGGGATGTGTTCGCCCTGCGTGCCGAGGATCTGGCGGATTGCGCGGGGGTGTATGACCGGGCGGCGCTGATCGCCTTGCCGGTGGCGATGCGCGAGCGGTACATGGCGTTGCTGGGAGAGCGGTTGCCGGCGGCCTGTCGGGGGCTGCTGGTGACCCTGGAGTACGACCAGGCATTGATCGACGGACCGCCGTTCTCGGTGCCGGACGCCGAAGTGCGGGCAGGTTTTGTCGGGTGGCGGGTCGATGAGGTCGAGGCGCGGGAGATTCTCGACGAGAGTCCGAAGTTTTTGAAGGCCGGTGTGACGAGCCTGCTGGAGCGTGTTTATCGGCTAAGACGCTGAGCTGGCGCTCCCACAGGGGAGGGCGACATGGCAAATAGCAAATAGAAAGGGCGACCGAAGTCGCCCTTTCTTGTTGCTGCCTGGATCAACCGCGACGGCGCAGGGCGTCGATACGGTCTTCCAGCGGCGGGTGGCTCATCAGCAGGCCGGCCAGGCCATGCTTGAGGCCGCCATTGATGCCGAAGGCCTTCAGGGTGTCGGGCATGTGCACCGGCAGACCCTGTTCAGAGCGCAGGCGCTGCAGCGCGCCGATCATCGCACCGGTGCCGGCCAGGTGGGCGCCGGCTTCGTCGGCGCGGAACTCGCGGCGACGCGAGTACCACATGACGATGATGCTGGCGAGGATGCCCAGTACCAGCTCGGCGACGATGGTCGCGATGAAGTAGGCGATGCCGTGGCCTTCTTCGTTCTTGAAGATCACCCGGTCGACGAAGTTGCCGATGATGCGGGCGAAGAACATCACGAAGGTGTTCACCACGCCCTGCACCAGCGCCATGGTGACCATGTCGCCGTTGGCCACGTGGCCGATCTCGTGGGCCAGCACCGCGCGCACCTCATCGGGCGAGAAGCGCTCCAGCAGGCCCTGGGAAACGGCGACCAGCGCGTCGTTGCGGTTCCAGCCGGTGGCGAAGGCGTTGGCCTCGTAGGCCGGGAAGATACCCACCTCGGGCATCTTGATGCCGGCCTCGCGGGACAGCTCCTCGACGGTCTGCAGCAGCCATTGTTCGTGGCGGGTGCGGGGCTGGGTGATGATCTGGGTGCCGGTGGTCATCTTTGCCATCCACTTGGAGATGAACAGCGAGACGAGCGAGCCAGCGAAACCGAACACGGCGCAGAAGACCAGCAGCTGGCCGAGGTTGAGGTCAACCCCGTTGGCCGCCATGAACCCGTTGAAGCCGAACAGGCTCAGGGTAATGCTTGCAACCAGCACCACCGCGAGGTTGGTGGCTACAAACAACAGAATGCGCATCATGGTTGTTACGTTCTCCTGACGGATAAGTTCGTTGCGTACTGCGGGGTATATAAGGGGGAGGGCGCGGCTATTCAACCGGGCGACTATTTCAAACTGTGTACGCGAGGAGTATGGCAGAGGATGCCGAGAGGGCTGTGGGATAGAGCGTTGCAGGATGTAAGGGGGTAGGAGCGGCCGGTCCGACGCCTCGGCAAGGCTCGCTCCTACCTCGGGGCCGTGTTACTGCGAATAGGTCCGCAGGAAGTTACCGATCCGGCCAATGGCCTGTTCCAGGTCATCCACCCGTGGCAGCGTCACCACGCGGAAGTGGTCCGGCCACGGCCAGTTGAACGCCGTGCCCTGGACGATCAGCAGCTTTTCCGACAGCAGCAGGTCAAGCACGAACTTCTCGTCGTTGAAGATCGGGCAGACCTTCGGGTCGATCTTCGGGAACGCGTACAGCGCGCCCATCGGCTTGACGCAGCTTACCCCGGGGATGGCATTGAGCAGCTCGTAGGTGCGGTTGCGCTGCTCGAGCAAGCGGCCCGGTGGCAGCACCAGGTCGTTGATGCTCTGGTAGCCGCCCAGGGCGGTCTGGATCGCGTGCTGGGCCGGCACGTTGGCGCACAGGCGCATGTTGGCCAGCATGTCGATGCCTTCGATGTAGCTCTGGGCGTGATGCTTGGGCCCGGAGATGATCAGCCAGCCGGAGCGGAAGCCCGCCACCCGGTACGACTTGGACAAGCCGTTGAAGGTCAGGCACAGCAGGTCCGGAGCCAGCGACGCGGTGCTGATGTGCACGGCCTCGTCATAGAGGATCTTGTCGTAGATCTCGTCGGAGAACACCACCAGGTTGTGCTGGCGCGCCAGCTCCAGCATGCCCAGCAGCAGCTCCCTGGAGTACACCGCGCCCGTCGGGTTGTTCGGATTGATGATCACCAGGGCCTTGGTGTTCGGGGTGATCTTGGCCTTGATGTCGTCCAGGTCCGGGAACCAGTCGGCCTGCTCGTCGCACAGGTAGTGCACCGGTTTGCCGCCGGCCAGGCTCACCGCGGCGGTCCACAGCGGGTAGTCAGGCGCCGGGATCAGCACCTCGTCGCCATTGTTGAGCAGCGCCTGCATCGACATCACGATCAGTTCGGACACACCGTTGCCCAGGTAGATGTCCTCGATGGTGACGCCTTCGATTTCCTTCTGCTGGCAATACTGCATCACCGCCTTGCGCGCGCTGAACAGGCCCTTGGAGTCGCTGTAGCCCTGGGCGGTGGGCAGGTTGCGGATGACGTCCTGGAGGATCTCGTCCGGCGCCTCGAAACCAAACGGCGCCGGGTTGCCGATGTTCAGCTTGAGGATGCGATGGCCTTCCTCTTCCAGGCGTTTGGCGTGCTTGAGCACTGGGCCGCGAATGTCGTAGCAGACATTGGCGAGCTTGTTCGATTTGCTGAACTGCATGATGAGATCCCGAGTGAGAATACGCGCCGCCCTTGCTCGAAAGGTTTGAAAGGGCGGGAAGCGGGTGCCAGACTGGCTGCCTTGCACACGAAGCCAACTAATATACGTGCCACCCGCGCCAGGGAAAAGCCGGTGCGAGGTGAAAATCAGCCTGCCGAGGTTCCATCATGCAAAAGATCGACAAAACCCTGGACGAATGGCGCGCCATGCTCGATCCGGCCCAGTACCAGGTGTGCCGGCTCAAGGGCACCGAGCGTCCGTTCAGCGGCAAGTACAACAGCGAGCGCGGCGACGGCATCTACCACTGCATCTGCTGTGACCTGCCGCTGTTCGACGCCAAGGCCAAGTTCGATTCCGGCTGCGGCTGGCCGAGCTTTTACGAGCCGATTCAGGAGGCCGCGATGATCGAGATCCGCGACACCTCCCACGGCATGATCCGCACCGAAGTCACCTGCGCCCGGTGCGACGCCCACCTGGGCCATGTATTTCCCGACGGCCCGCCGCCGACCGGGCTACGCTACTGCATCAACTCGGTGTGCCTGGACCTCAAGCCACGCGATTGACGGAGAGCGAACATGGCCGATGCGCTGCTGGACATCCCCTGCGTCACCCTCGGTGGCGAACAGAAAGTGCTGGGCGACTTCGCCGGCAAGGCGCTGCTGGTGGTCAACACCGCCAGCCAGTGCGGTTTCACCCCGCAGTACAAGGGCCTCGAACGCCTGTGGCAGGACTACCGCGACCAGGGCCTGGTGGTGCTGGGCTTTCCCTGCAACCAGTTCGGCAAGCAGGAACCGGGCGATGCCCGCGAGATCGCGCAGTTCTGCGAGCTCAACTTCGGCGTGAGTTTCCCGCTGTTTCGCAAGATCGAGGTCAACGGCCCCGGTACCCACCCGCTGTTCGCCGAGCTCAAGCGCCGCGCGCCGGGCGTGCTGGGCACGCAGAAGATCAAGTGGAACTTCACCAAGTTCCTGGTCGATCCGCGCACCGGCAAGGTCAGCCGCTTTGCCCCGACCACCAAGCCCGAGGCGCTGAAGTCGGCGATCGAGCCGCTGCTCAACCGCTGATCGGCACCCAGTGCTCGATCAGCGCCAGCAGTTCCTCGCGGCGAAACGGCTTGGCCAGGTAGTCGTTCATGCCCGCGGCGCGGCAGCGCTCGCGCTCCTCGGGCATGGCGTTGGCGGTCAGCGCGACGATCGGCAGCTCTGGCCAGCGGCTGCTCTGGCGGATGCGCCGGCTGGCCTCGTAGCCATCCATCACCGGCATGTTGCAGTCCATCAGCACCAGGTCGAAGCTGCCTTGCTCCAGGCTGTCCAGGGCCTCCTGGCCGTGGGCGGCCACCTGCACCTGGCAGCCGAGCTTGCCCAGCATGCCCTTGGCCACCAGCTGGTTCACCGGGTTGTCCTCCACCAGCAGGATACGCGCCCTTAGCTCGCGCGAGGCCGGCACCTCGTGGGGCAGGGGCGCGTTGGGCTCGCCCTGCAAGGTGCGGCGCAGGGTCTGGTACAGAGCGTTGCGCGCCAGGGGGCGGGCCAGTTGTTGCAGGGGCGCCAGCTGCTCGGCCTGCTCGGCGGGCAGGAAATTGCCGTAGGCGGTCACCAGCAGGATTGGCGCCTCGATGGCCGGGCGCAGGTCGAGCACGTGGTCCAGATCGTCGGTGATCAGCAGGTCGACGGCCGTGCCGGTCAGTTCGCTGGCGTTCTCGTGGCGCGCGTATTCCAGCCCCCAGCGTGGCAGCAGCCCCTGCAGCAGCTCGGCCAGGCCGCTGCCGGGGTTGCCCAGGGCCACCACCCGCCCGCTCAGCGGCGCCGGCGGGATCGCCGCGGTGTGCGCCGGTAGCGGCAGGTCGGCGCTGAAGCGGCTGCCGAAGCCGGTTTCGGAATGGATATGCAGATGCCCCTGCATGGCCTGGCACAGGTTGCGGGTCAGGGCCAGGCCCAGGCCGGTGCCGCCATACTGGCGGGTGATGCCGGCGCCGGCCTGGGTGAACGGCTGGAAGATCCGCGCCTGGGCCTCCTCGGGGATGCCGATGCCGGTGTCGCTCACCTCCAGGCGGACGCCGCCGACGATGCTGCTCAGGCGCACGTCGACGCGGCCGAAACGGGTGAACTTGAGGGCGTTGGACAACAGGTTGCTGACGATCTGCCGCACCCGGGTCGGGTCACCCAGCACCGTGCTTGGGAAGTCCGGGGCGACCAGGCAGGTCAGCTCGACACTGGGCGCGGCATTTTGCGACAGCAGGTTGGCGGTGTCTTCGACCATCGCGCCGAGGTCGAACGGAATGCGCTCCAGTTCCAGCTGGCCGGCATCGAACTTGGACAGGTCGAGGATATCGTTGAGCAACTCCACCAGCACCTTGCCCGAGTCGTGGGCGATCGACAGCTGCTGGCGCTGCTCGGGCGCCAGGCCGCTGTCCAGGGCCAGGGCGATCATGCCCAGCATGCCGTTGAGCGGGGTGCGGATCTCGTGGCTCATGTTGGCCAGGAAGGCGGCGCGCGCCTGGGCCATGTCCAGGGCGCGCTGGCGCGCCTCGTCCAGCTCCTGGTTGGACAGGCTCAGGCGGCTGTTGCTGGCCTTGAGCTCGTTGGTGCGTGCCGAGACGATGTCTTCCAGCTCGTTGAGGTACTGGGTCAGGCGGTTCTCGGCGGTGCGCCGCTGCTGGATCTCGGTGGCCATGCTGACGAACTGCTGGTTGGCGACCCGCACCAGCACGCCGATCTCGTCGTTCTCGTGGCCCTTGGGGCAGTCCACCCGGTTCTGCCTGGGCGTGCGCGCATCGT
This window of the Pseudomonas mosselii genome carries:
- a CDS encoding DODA-type extradiol aromatic ring-opening family dioxygenase; translated protein: MLPSLFISHGSPMLALQPGASGPALATLARTLPRPKAIVVVSAHWETRELLVMGNPQPQTWHDFHGFPPALYAVQYPAPGEPALARRLSELLGARLDEQRPFDHGAWVPLSLMYPEADIPVVQVSLPSQAGPDLQLKVGRALSALREEGILLIGSGSITHNLGELDWHAGPDAVEPWALAFRDWVVDRLSAGDETGLVDYRRQAPFAVRNHPSDEHLLPLFFAMGAGGRFGIVHQGFTLGALGMDIYRFD
- a CDS encoding thiopurine S-methyltransferase, with amino-acid sequence MEPAFWHKRWADNQIGFHQPRVNPYLQAHWPTLGLAPGSRVLVPLCGKSLDLLWLAAQGYRVLGVELSRRAVADFFTEHGLVAQISRHGAFEVWRSDEVELWCGDVFALRAEDLADCAGVYDRAALIALPVAMRERYMALLGERLPAACRGLLVTLEYDQALIDGPPFSVPDAEVRAGFVGWRVDEVEAREILDESPKFLKAGVTSLLERVYRLRR
- the htpX gene encoding protease HtpX; protein product: MMRILLFVATNLAVVLVASITLSLFGFNGFMAANGVDLNLGQLLVFCAVFGFAGSLVSLFISKWMAKMTTGTQIITQPRTRHEQWLLQTVEELSREAGIKMPEVGIFPAYEANAFATGWNRNDALVAVSQGLLERFSPDEVRAVLAHEIGHVANGDMVTMALVQGVVNTFVMFFARIIGNFVDRVIFKNEEGHGIAYFIATIVAELVLGILASIIVMWYSRRREFRADEAGAHLAGTGAMIGALQRLRSEQGLPVHMPDTLKAFGINGGLKHGLAGLLMSHPPLEDRIDALRRRG
- a CDS encoding pyridoxal phosphate-dependent aminotransferase — protein: MQFSKSNKLANVCYDIRGPVLKHAKRLEEEGHRILKLNIGNPAPFGFEAPDEILQDVIRNLPTAQGYSDSKGLFSARKAVMQYCQQKEIEGVTIEDIYLGNGVSELIVMSMQALLNNGDEVLIPAPDYPLWTAAVSLAGGKPVHYLCDEQADWFPDLDDIKAKITPNTKALVIINPNNPTGAVYSRELLLGMLELARQHNLVVFSDEIYDKILYDEAVHISTASLAPDLLCLTFNGLSKSYRVAGFRSGWLIISGPKHHAQSYIEGIDMLANMRLCANVPAQHAIQTALGGYQSINDLVLPPGRLLEQRNRTYELLNAIPGVSCVKPMGALYAFPKIDPKVCPIFNDEKFVLDLLLSEKLLIVQGTAFNWPWPDHFRVVTLPRVDDLEQAIGRIGNFLRTYSQ
- the msrB gene encoding peptide-methionine (R)-S-oxide reductase MsrB; amino-acid sequence: MQKIDKTLDEWRAMLDPAQYQVCRLKGTERPFSGKYNSERGDGIYHCICCDLPLFDAKAKFDSGCGWPSFYEPIQEAAMIEIRDTSHGMIRTEVTCARCDAHLGHVFPDGPPPTGLRYCINSVCLDLKPRD
- a CDS encoding glutathione peroxidase is translated as MADALLDIPCVTLGGEQKVLGDFAGKALLVVNTASQCGFTPQYKGLERLWQDYRDQGLVVLGFPCNQFGKQEPGDAREIAQFCELNFGVSFPLFRKIEVNGPGTHPLFAELKRRAPGVLGTQKIKWNFTKFLVDPRTGKVSRFAPTTKPEALKSAIEPLLNR
- a CDS encoding response regulator, with translation MLAQRTEQVTGLGPMDIKFTNRLSYKQARLTVLVGFILGTLLSLIQIGIDYASEDASINREIQALLKISHDTASRIAYNIDTELAQELTGGLLKSPALIRARLIDNNDTVLADVQRPSMESRYRALSDFLFGEQRQFQDRLFLAHMPDEYLGTLYLDVDTYTFGARFLDRAGVTLVNGFARSLVLTGILLGLFYLMLTKPLVTVIGALSGNDARTPRQNRVDCPKGHENDEIGVLVRVANQQFVSMATEIQQRRTAENRLTQYLNELEDIVSARTNELKASNSRLSLSNQELDEARQRALDMAQARAAFLANMSHEIRTPLNGMLGMIALALDSGLAPEQRQQLSIAHDSGKVLVELLNDILDLSKFDAGQLELERIPFDLGAMVEDTANLLSQNAAPSVELTCLVAPDFPSTVLGDPTRVRQIVSNLLSNALKFTRFGRVDVRLSSIVGGVRLEVSDTGIGIPEEAQARIFQPFTQAGAGITRQYGGTGLGLALTRNLCQAMQGHLHIHSETGFGSRFSADLPLPAHTAAIPPAPLSGRVVALGNPGSGLAELLQGLLPRWGLEYARHENASELTGTAVDLLITDDLDHVLDLRPAIEAPILLVTAYGNFLPAEQAEQLAPLQQLARPLARNALYQTLRRTLQGEPNAPLPHEVPASRELRARILLVEDNPVNQLVAKGMLGKLGCQVQVAAHGQEALDSLEQGSFDLVLMDCNMPVMDGYEASRRIRQSSRWPELPIVALTANAMPEERERCRAAGMNDYLAKPFRREELLALIEHWVPISG